The Rosa rugosa chromosome 1, drRosRugo1.1, whole genome shotgun sequence genomic sequence AACTCCCACAAACTCCCCAGAACCCCATAACGAAACCGATCaccatgctgatgatgaaaccCCACATTTTAAAGCCAGCGTCTTCTCCACCTTCACTCGGACCCTGAGGAGTTCCGCCATTGACTTGGCAATCAGGCAACGGATAACCACAAAGAGCGGCATTGCCTTCATATATTGATGGATCAACCAGGCTGTTAAACTGGTTGCCTGTTGGGATTGTCCCAGACAAGTTGTTGTATGAGAGGTTTAGATGATTCAAGAATGTCAATGAAACCATACTCTGTGGAATGGAACCTGAAAGCTGGTTTAGTGACAAATCAAGAGTTTCTATTGACTCCATGCGCCCAATCCTTGATGGAATTACTCCTGTCAGATGATTCATGGATAAATTCAAGGTCCACAACTTTATCAGGCTCGTGAGCTCCCTCGGCATCTCACCTGATAAGTTATTGTTTGAGAGATCTAGGCTATTAACAAGATAGAGAGTGGGATCGAAGTCTTGCACTCTTCCTTTTGCCACTACCTTCAACTTTCCCTGGTAAAGGTATGATGTATCTTTATCTGAGAATAAAGATGTTTTCAAGCCACTCAAGTTACCAACACAGCGGGGAATATGACCAGACAGGTTATTGTGTGAGAGGTCCAATATGTGAAGATTGGAAAGGCCACACAAGTTTGAAGGAATGCTTCCGGTGAATGAGTTGGAACTCAAGCGTAAAATCAACAAAGAGAGCATGCTTTCTCCTATCCACGCCGGAATGTTTCCAAAGAACTTATTTTCCCCAAGATCAAGACTCTTCATGCCAGTGCAGTTTCTCAATGAAGGAAGTTCGCCTGACAAGTTGTTACTAGAGAGAATCAAGTACAAGAGTGAACCAAGAGAATCCATGGATCTTGGAATTGTACCAGAGAGGCTGTTGTTTGACATATCTACAATATACAAGAATGGTATATTGTTCCAGAAATGAGGAATTTCACCAGACAAGTAATTATTTGAGAGAACCATGGTTGTCAGTAGGCTTAGATTACCTAAAGACAGGGGAATGCTTCCACTCAAACCGTTCCTAGAGATGTCTAAATCTGACAAGGAGGGCATCACATCACCAATGTTCGAAGGAATTGGCCCTGAAAAGAAATTATCCCTGAGGTCCAGCGATGTAATGTTTGATGACCAAAGTGGGAGGGGCCCCTCAAACAGGTTTGAACTCAAATCAACAGTAGCAGGATAGCTGAACCTTAGCGAGTTAGGCACCTTGCCGCTTAGTTGATTGTAAGCAACATCTAGTTCATCTAATAACAAATCTAACTGCCAAAACCAATCTGGTATGGTATCTACAATCTTATCATTATTGAGGACCACCGTGACAAGCTCAGTCTGATTTCGAAGCCATGCAGGAAATTTGGGACCCAGTTGGCATGATCTAAGGTTCAAGTATCTCAATTTGAAAGGAGGTATCCAATTAGAACTAATGTTGAAAACTAGGGAAATGTTTGGGGAGGCTTTCTGGATTGACACGTCTTTTAAGCTTCGAAGTTTCAGAAAATGAGCTTCTGTTACAACACCTTCCCATGTGTTTTCAGAGAGATCTACTGCAACGAGTGATGAGAGCTGCCCAAAACTTTCTGGGATGACTCCACCCAGTTTATTTCTTGCAAGGTAAAATTCCTCCAAAGATGTCAAGTTTCCAATAGATTCTGGGATAGAACCCTGAAATGAGTTGGACCACAACGTGAGGTGTCTTAACTTCTTAAGAAGTCCCAATGAATTAGGCAAATTTCCTGTCAGACTGTTATAACCTAAATCCAACCTCTCTAAGCTGCTGTTTGTGCATGTAGACAAACTATCAATGAACTCAGTTATCTCACCAGTAACTTTGTTGATTGAAAGTTCAAGAGACTGCAAATTGCATAGCATTCCCAAGTTTCTCGGCAACTGACCTCCGATGTCTGAATTCTCTGACAAATCAAGGTTCTTCAGATGAGTCAAACTACTCCCGAGTGTTTCTGGAAGTTCTCCATTGAGATTGTTCATACTTAGGTCAAGGCTGACTAGTTCAGTCAGATTGAACAACCAGGGAGAAAGTGTGGAGTTGAAACCATTGGCAGAGAGGCCAAGAACCAAAAGTGATGTGAAATTGATATGAGGAAGAGTAGGTGGAAGGATGGAAAGTCCACAACCAGGCAAATGCAATTCAAGAAGTGAAGGGAGCATATTAACAGTGGGAAGCCAATATGGTGCAGCCTTGGTAAGGTTTGCTCCTCCCAAGTTAAGAAACTGTAAGGAAGAAAGACTGGAAAGCCATCTGAGATCACTCTCAGCAGCATTATTACCGAGATCAAGATGAAGCAATTTTGAAAGGTTTCCAAGATTGGCGGGAATTACTCCACCAAATGATGCACCAGATAGATTGAGATATGTTATTTTTTCTAGTGATCCAATGAAACTTGGAAGTTCTAGACCTCCAAAGTTATTCATGCTCAAATCCAAGTAAACCAAATCTTTCAAAACAAGCAATGAAGGATTGATCTCACCTCCTAAAGCATGGAGTGTTCCATCATCACTCTCCGAAACATCTACATACGGGTTGCGAAGATTAAGGCTGTCCACGCGTCCAGTTGTCTTGTTGCAGCCTATACCTCTCCATTTGCAGCAATCTACTCCAACCCAAGATGAAAGCCGGTCTGAAGGATCAGCGAGTCCCTCTCTGAGCTTCAGAAGGGCTTTCCTCTCGATATCCATGCAACCTACATTAGCGTCTGCATGGCAGAAACCAAGTGTGACTGTGTCAAGGTATGAGGTTCCTGACAGTAGTAAAAGTGAAAGAAGCAAGAACGATGCAGTACTGTGTTCCATGCTTCTTGCGTTCTTATGATGGTATTTAGACTAAAAAGATATCTATGCAAAtattcaaaagagtcctatatATACAGAACCAATGCAATTCATTAGTCAATGTGATGCCGACCCTCACCCAGACATTGGAAATACGATATATATAACCTGGGGACATTTTCAACCTTAGGAATCAAATATACATTTTCGACCCATATGTTTGTCTTGTTCATAATAAGTAATAACATTCAAATGGAAAATAGGTCTATTAGTCAATGAAAACAAGGCTACACTGTACAGAGCACAGACCAGACCCTCGACATCCCAATCCTGGCTATATTGCTTTGAAATTTCCGAACTTTTACAAATTGCATACGAGGGCATTATGATGCCACTAACATCACAATGTTTAAATACTGCAATTTGACCGATTCAAGCAACCGAACCATAATTAGGACATAAGTGTAATACACCATAATTCAAAAGTTGAGTCAGTAGCAGGAGTTGCATAAACAAATCTCCTTGGTGCTTCTGTATCACAATCTATTTCACTTGCCACAGCCCAATTAGGATCACTT encodes the following:
- the LOC133725397 gene encoding receptor-like protein EIX1 isoform X1, yielding MEHSTASFLLLSLLLLSGTSYLDTVTLGFCHADANVGCMDIERKALLKLREGLADPSDRLSSWVGVDCCKWRGIGCNKTTGRVDSLNLRNPYVDVSESDDGTLHALGGEINPSLLVLKDLVYLDLSMNNFGGLELPSFIGSLEKITYLNLSGASFGGVIPANLGNLSKLLHLDLGNNAAESDLRWLSSLSSLQFLNLGGANLTKAAPYWLPTVNMLPSLLELHLPGCGLSILPPTLPHINFTSLLVLGLSANGFNSTLSPWLFNLTELVSLDLSMNNLNGELPETLGSSLTHLKNLDLSENSDIGGQLPRNLGMLCNLQSLELSINKVTGEITEFIDSLSTCTNSSLERLDLGYNSLTGNLPNSLGLLKKLRHLTLWSNSFQGSIPESIGNLTSLEEFYLARNKLGGVIPESFGQLSSLVAVDLSENTWEGVVTEAHFLKLRSLKDVSIQKASPNISLVFNISSNWIPPFKLRYLNLRSCQLGPKFPAWLRNQTELVTVVLNNDKIVDTIPDWFWQLDLLLDELDVAYNQLSGKVPNSLRFSYPATVDLSSNLFEGPLPLWSSNITSLDLRDNFFSGPIPSNIGDVMPSLSDLDISRNGLSGSIPLSLGNLSLLTTMVLSNNYLSGEIPHFWNNIPFLYIVDMSNNSLSGTIPRSMDSLGSLLYLILSSNNLSGELPSLRNCTGMKSLDLGENKFFGNIPAWIGESMLSLLILRLSSNSFTGSIPSNLCGLSNLHILDLSHNNLSGHIPRCVGNLSGLKTSLFSDKDTSYLYQGKLKVVAKGRVQDFDPTLYLVNSLDLSNNNLSGEMPRELTSLIKLWTLNLSMNHLTGVIPSRIGRMESIETLDLSLNQLSGSIPQSMVSLTFLNHLNLSYNNLSGTIPTGNQFNSLVDPSIYEGNAALCGYPLPDCQVNGGTPQGPSEGGEDAGFKMWGFIISMVIGFVMGFWGVCGSLIISKSWRKKYFHFTDKMIVACIRKYQGEFK
- the LOC133725397 gene encoding receptor-like protein EIX2 isoform X2; translation: MEHSTASFLLLSLLLLSGTSYLDTVTLGFCHADANVGCMDIERKALLKLREGLADPSDRLSSWVGVDCCKWRGIGCNKTTGRVDSLNLRNPYVDVSESDDGTLHALGENSDIGGQLPRNLGMLCNLQSLELSINKVTGEITEFIDSLSTCTNSSLERLDLGYNSLTGNLPNSLGLLKKLRHLTLWSNSFQGSIPESIGNLTSLEEFYLARNKLGGVIPESFGQLSSLVAVDLSENTWEGVVTEAHFLKLRSLKDVSIQKASPNISLVFNISSNWIPPFKLRYLNLRSCQLGPKFPAWLRNQTELVTVVLNNDKIVDTIPDWFWQLDLLLDELDVAYNQLSGKVPNSLRFSYPATVDLSSNLFEGPLPLWSSNITSLDLRDNFFSGPIPSNIGDVMPSLSDLDISRNGLSGSIPLSLGNLSLLTTMVLSNNYLSGEIPHFWNNIPFLYIVDMSNNSLSGTIPRSMDSLGSLLYLILSSNNLSGELPSLRNCTGMKSLDLGENKFFGNIPAWIGESMLSLLILRLSSNSFTGSIPSNLCGLSNLHILDLSHNNLSGHIPRCVGNLSGLKTSLFSDKDTSYLYQGKLKVVAKGRVQDFDPTLYLVNSLDLSNNNLSGEMPRELTSLIKLWTLNLSMNHLTGVIPSRIGRMESIETLDLSLNQLSGSIPQSMVSLTFLNHLNLSYNNLSGTIPTGNQFNSLVDPSIYEGNAALCGYPLPDCQVNGGTPQGPSEGGEDAGFKMWGFIISMVIGFVMGFWGVCGSLIISKSWRKKYFHFTDKMIVACIRKYQGEFK